In one Hyphomicrobiales bacterium genomic region, the following are encoded:
- a CDS encoding mitochondrial fission ELM1 family protein, translated as MTDGAQPSIWIITDGRRGDVVQCEAIARRLSSNVRFIEVSPRQPWKFLMPWGPVDPHELSKFEAPLPDLIIAANRQTYPYAKRLFKQSKGRTRVLFLKNPGRNVSSFAHVWAPSHDQLSGEHVISTLTAPHLVSEEKLDACKQTPDPRLTKLTGPKLAVILGGNSKHATYDDTAINAFTNKLQKAAGFNAVMVTASRRTPDNFLKAVRAASPCPESFIWDGSGDNPYFHMLSEADAILVSGDSHNMVGEALASGVPVHVVEPTGNPNKFRWTIRRLREKGLVMAEDQPIKAGIQPRFDETPAITKAVKGAFRL; from the coding sequence ATGACAGACGGCGCACAGCCATCAATCTGGATTATCACCGATGGACGACGAGGCGATGTCGTTCAATGCGAAGCGATTGCTCGCCGTTTATCCAGTAATGTGCGCTTTATCGAAGTATCGCCAAGGCAACCTTGGAAATTTTTGATGCCGTGGGGGCCTGTTGACCCACATGAGCTATCGAAGTTTGAAGCCCCGCTGCCTGACCTCATTATCGCAGCAAATCGCCAGACATACCCCTATGCAAAGCGCCTCTTCAAACAATCTAAAGGCCGCACCCGCGTTTTGTTTCTGAAAAACCCGGGCCGCAATGTTTCGTCTTTTGCGCACGTATGGGCACCGAGCCACGACCAGCTCTCAGGCGAGCACGTCATCTCCACGCTTACCGCGCCGCATTTGGTATCAGAAGAAAAGCTAGATGCTTGCAAGCAGACACCGGATCCTAGGCTGACCAAGCTCACCGGACCAAAACTCGCCGTCATCTTGGGTGGTAACAGCAAGCACGCAACTTATGACGATACCGCAATCAACGCCTTCACAAATAAATTGCAAAAGGCCGCTGGCTTTAACGCGGTCATGGTCACGGCTTCACGCCGAACTCCAGATAATTTTTTGAAAGCCGTTAGAGCAGCCAGCCCTTGCCCTGAAAGTTTCATCTGGGATGGTTCCGGCGACAATCCCTATTTTCATATGCTGTCAGAAGCCGACGCCATTTTGGTGAGCGGTGATAGTCACAACATGGTCGGCGAAGCGTTGGCGAGCGGAGTGCCCGTTCATGTGGTTGAGCCAACTGGCAATCCCAACAAATTCCGTTGGACTATTCGCAGACTACGAGAAAAAGGCCTCGTCATGGCAGAGGACCAACCGATCAAAGCAGGTATTCAACCCCGCTTTGACGAAACGCCCGCGATTACCAAAGCCGTTAAAGGTGCCTTTCGGCTTTAG
- the greA gene encoding transcription elongation factor GreA, which yields MVEKVPMTITGYKALEDELKDRQQNIRGKIIREIEEARAHGDLSENAEYHAAKEAQSHNEGRVMELEDKLGRAEIIDPTKMTGGNIKFGATVKMVDEDTDEEKTYQIVGDLESDIKSGKISISSPIARAMIGKEEGDSIEVAAPSGTRAYEILDVKYV from the coding sequence ATGGTCGAAAAAGTGCCGATGACCATCACAGGCTACAAAGCGTTGGAAGACGAGTTGAAAGACCGCCAGCAAAATATTCGCGGTAAAATTATCCGTGAGATTGAAGAAGCGCGCGCCCATGGTGACCTTTCTGAAAACGCGGAATATCACGCGGCGAAAGAGGCTCAAAGCCACAATGAAGGCCGTGTTATGGAGCTTGAAGACAAGCTTGGCCGTGCTGAAATAATCGACCCGACGAAAATGACTGGCGGTAACATCAAGTTTGGTGCGACGGTGAAAATGGTTGATGAAGATACGGACGAAGAGAAAACCTACCAAATCGTCGGCGATTTAGAATCCGACATTAAGAGCGGTAAAATCTCAATCTCGTCCCCTATCGCCCGTGCTATGATCGGCAAAGAAGAAGGCGACAGCATCGAAGTTGCTGCACCTAGCGGTACGCGCGCTTATGAAATTTTGGACGTAAAATACGTCTAG
- a CDS encoding delta-class carbonic anhydrase — MTNKISTLIAPATAALLFTSLSVGASLAAGSVDDGYVAKQRNTLAESTKGKGYGPQSPRDLGTLTGNNSRAFGSAPAHTAMNLCNIHFHENAEHKGGSFTAYAGNGNGKGAGTGFQYTGKLSDTELKPYGKKVGEGKYGDLQPGDTIEVHYVHTTAKVSPGPTLGSCLSEAIGNPQLRVETQVYVIVNDVNAANFVDLAKVEKINDLYQAPNIPTDTGAPIQYAGSTTGPSYNEKGSPFQVSWSVRPEIKKITIQSVDAWLGGNIFEEDHAHGVRNLVTNPDLISNILN, encoded by the coding sequence ATGACGAATAAGATTTCTACATTAATTGCGCCAGCAACAGCGGCTTTGTTATTCACAAGCCTAAGTGTAGGCGCTTCTTTAGCTGCTGGCTCGGTTGATGATGGCTATGTTGCGAAACAAAGAAATACTCTTGCTGAGAGCACAAAGGGTAAAGGCTATGGCCCGCAATCACCTCGCGACCTTGGTACATTAACTGGTAATAATTCACGTGCCTTCGGTTCTGCGCCTGCGCACACGGCCATGAACCTTTGCAATATTCACTTCCATGAGAATGCTGAGCACAAGGGTGGTTCGTTTACTGCCTATGCTGGCAATGGCAATGGCAAAGGTGCTGGCACCGGCTTCCAATATACGGGTAAATTGTCTGACACCGAACTTAAGCCCTATGGCAAAAAAGTTGGTGAGGGCAAATATGGTGACCTTCAACCCGGTGATACGATTGAAGTGCATTATGTGCACACAACCGCGAAAGTTTCCCCTGGCCCAACACTGGGTTCATGCTTGAGTGAAGCAATCGGCAATCCGCAATTGCGCGTTGAAACACAGGTCTATGTGATTGTGAATGATGTGAATGCTGCGAACTTTGTTGATCTTGCAAAAGTTGAGAAGATCAATGACCTATATCAAGCGCCAAACATTCCAACTGATACGGGCGCGCCGATCCAATACGCTGGGTCGACGACGGGTCCAAGCTACAATGAAAAAGGCTCACCGTTCCAAGTAAGCTGGAGCGTGCGTCCTGAGATCAAGAAGATCACAATTCAAAGTGTTGACGCTTGGTTGGGTGGTAACATCTTTGAAGAAGACCACGCCCACGGTGTTCGTAATTTGGTGACAAACCCAGATTTGATTTCGAATATTCTCAACTAG
- a CDS encoding haloacid dehalogenase type II, whose protein sequence is MKLSDFKVLAFDVYGTLIDWESGMVTGLKPLTDKVSRSLSRDDILEAHAYHESTTQRWTPDKKYYDLLAVVYRRLAEEWGAEVTWEECQAYGHSVRQWPAFDDSRDALAYLKQHYKLVVLTNTDNQSFSGSNARLGVHFDGVYTAEDIGSYKPSDRNFDYMLETLARQGINKDDILHTAESMFHDHASANKYGLSNCWIYRRHEKEGFGATMNPGDMPTYDFRFNSMAELADAHRAELAGK, encoded by the coding sequence ATGAAACTTAGCGACTTTAAAGTTCTAGCATTTGATGTTTATGGCACCTTGATCGACTGGGAAAGCGGCATGGTGACGGGGCTAAAGCCACTAACGGATAAAGTCAGCCGCAGCCTATCTCGCGATGACATCTTAGAAGCGCACGCCTATCACGAATCCACAACGCAACGCTGGACGCCCGACAAGAAGTATTACGATCTTCTCGCTGTTGTTTACCGCAGACTAGCGGAAGAATGGGGTGCAGAAGTAACGTGGGAAGAGTGCCAAGCCTACGGCCATTCCGTGCGCCAATGGCCCGCTTTTGATGATAGCCGCGACGCGCTTGCTTATCTCAAACAGCATTACAAACTCGTGGTTCTTACCAACACTGACAATCAAAGTTTCTCAGGATCAAACGCCCGCCTTGGTGTCCATTTCGATGGGGTCTATACTGCTGAAGATATCGGAAGCTATAAACCGTCTGATCGCAACTTTGACTACATGCTGGAAACGCTGGCACGGCAGGGTATCAACAAGGACGACATCCTGCATACAGCTGAAAGCATGTTCCATGATCACGCCTCAGCCAACAAATATGGCTTATCAAACTGCTGGATTTATCGCCGCCATGAAAAAGAGGGTTTCGGCGCAACAATGAACCCCGGCGACATGCCCACTTACGATTTCCGTTTTAACAGCATGGCCGAACTAGCCGACGCCCACCGCGCGGAATTGGCGGGAAAATAA
- a CDS encoding DUF1304 domain-containing protein: MKKVSLILIALIALLHSYIAWFEIFAWTSRGPKVFETFPPELFEQTIQMAANQGIYNAFLVIGLVWSLLVKDVKWQKDIATCFLAFVAIAGIGAIVTVAVKPGLIQLVPSVIALALLHLGQKSNDA, translated from the coding sequence ATGAAAAAAGTATCTTTAATACTCATAGCCCTGATCGCCTTGTTGCATTCTTATATTGCATGGTTTGAAATATTCGCGTGGACATCGCGCGGCCCAAAAGTTTTTGAAACATTCCCGCCCGAGCTTTTTGAACAGACCATACAGATGGCCGCAAACCAAGGCATTTACAATGCATTCTTGGTAATTGGGCTTGTTTGGTCATTGCTCGTTAAAGACGTAAAATGGCAAAAGGACATTGCAACATGCTTCCTCGCCTTCGTGGCGATTGCAGGCATTGGCGCCATTGTAACGGTTGCGGTTAAACCCGGCCTCATCCAATTGGTGCCGTCCGTCATTGCTTTGGCCCTGCTTCATTTAGGTCAAAAATCAAACGACGCATAA
- a CDS encoding MBL fold metallo-hydrolase, with amino-acid sequence MTRRKFLKLGLFVSAASLLSGGVTTAIAKTRNIYYNGRRTDHFDGLKFFNPKGANPKGLGGLLRWKLGSQPAQWPSTYLSPFAGAKPERSVDNLAITMVGHATLLIQINGLNFLTDPIFTERASPLSFAGPKRIAPPGVSLEDLPKIDAVLLSHNHYDHLDKESLKWLVENHDPLIITPLGNDTIIHKSIPTARVQTGDWGDVVKLGKAKIHFEPMHHWSARKTSDRRMALWAAFVVESKAGKVYFVGDTGFHNGINFKAVRKKHGGFKASIVPIGAYSPRWFMKDVHQNPEEAVQSHILCNAEVSIAHHWGMFQLTNEPIEEPIERLAAAKSAAGLKESAFLALKPGEAWNA; translated from the coding sequence ATGACTCGTCGTAAATTCCTAAAGTTGGGGCTTTTTGTTTCCGCAGCATCCCTACTTAGTGGGGGTGTCACAACGGCGATCGCAAAAACAAGAAATATTTATTATAACGGTCGGCGTACAGACCATTTTGATGGGTTGAAATTTTTCAATCCAAAGGGCGCTAACCCGAAAGGGCTTGGTGGGCTTTTAAGATGGAAATTAGGCAGTCAGCCGGCTCAGTGGCCCTCGACCTATCTAAGCCCGTTTGCAGGGGCAAAACCTGAACGCAGCGTTGATAATTTGGCCATTACCATGGTCGGTCATGCGACATTGCTTATTCAGATAAACGGTCTGAACTTCCTGACTGATCCAATTTTTACTGAGCGTGCCAGCCCTTTGTCCTTTGCGGGGCCAAAACGCATTGCACCACCTGGTGTATCGCTTGAAGATTTGCCGAAGATTGATGCGGTATTGTTGAGCCACAATCACTATGATCATTTGGATAAAGAGAGCTTGAAGTGGTTGGTTGAAAACCATGACCCTCTCATTATCACCCCATTGGGCAATGATACGATCATCCACAAGTCCATACCCACTGCTCGTGTGCAAACTGGTGATTGGGGGGATGTGGTTAAATTAGGTAAAGCTAAAATCCATTTCGAACCAATGCACCATTGGTCTGCGCGCAAAACCAGTGATCGCCGAATGGCCCTTTGGGCAGCGTTTGTTGTTGAAAGCAAAGCTGGCAAAGTTTACTTCGTTGGCGATACTGGATTTCACAATGGGATCAATTTTAAAGCCGTTCGCAAAAAGCACGGCGGTTTTAAAGCGTCGATTGTGCCAATTGGTGCTTATTCGCCCCGTTGGTTCATGAAAGATGTGCACCAGAACCCTGAAGAGGCCGTTCAGTCTCATATATTATGTAATGCGGAAGTCTCTATCGCCCATCATTGGGGTATGTTCCAACTAACGAATGAACCGATAGAAGAGCCAATTGAGCGATTGGCCGCGGCAAAGTCTGCTGCAGGTTTGAAAGAATCTGCATTCTTGGCGTTGAAACCTGGCGAAGCTTGGAATGCTTAA
- the carB gene encoding carbamoyl-phosphate synthase large subunit yields the protein MPKRTDISSILIIGAGPIVIGQACEFDYSGTQACKSLKAEGYRIILVNSNPATIMTDPELADATYIEPITPEIVAKIIEKEKPDAILPTMGGQTALNCALSLKKMGVLEEHNVEMIGATAEAIDKAEDRDLFRDAMQKIGLDTPHAAFVNTTDLKKRFEDEYNAKRANVAKQGSDDALEAFEVQWMEGERHRREEHRLTAQLQALKASETTGLPAIIRPSFTMGGQGGGIAYTIEELYDIVLSGIEASPTNEVLVEESVLGWKEFEMEVVRDKADNCIIICSIENIDPMGVHTGDSITVAPALTLTDKEYQIMRNASIAVLREIGVETGGSNVQFAVNPEDGRLVVIEMNPRVSRSSALASKATGFPIAKVAARLAVGYTLDELENDITGGATPASFEPSIDYVVTKIPRFAFEKFAGASPNLTTAMKSVGEVMAIGRTFAESLQKALRGLETGLDGLDDIEIEGYSDGQEKDAIRAALGTPTPDRLLQVAQAMRLGWDNDFIHSFCKIDPWFLDQLRTIVDMENKIRIHGLPTTEHTMRSVKAMGFSDARLAKLTDQDQSAVLAHRDGLNVHPVYKRIDTCAAEFASPTAYMYSSYETPFVGETRSESYPSDRNKVVILGGGPNRIGQGIEFDYCCCHAAFALSDQGYETIMINCNPETVSTDYDTSDRLYFEPLTQEDVLAILREEKKNGTLHGVIVQFGGQTPLKLANALEDAGIPILGTSPDAIDLAEDRDRFQALLNDLNLKQPNNGIARSRDEAKVIVERIGYPAVIRPSYVLGGRGMEIVRDDAQFEQYINKAVIISGDAPVLIDGYLTNATEIDVDCLADGEDTFVCGIMEHIEEAGIHSGDSACSLPPHSLSDSVIARLKEQTRAMALALKVGGLMNVQYAVKDDEIYVIEVNPRASRTVPFVAKTIGDPIAKIASRIMAGEKLADFDLKEHQFDHIAVKEAVFPFARFPGVDTVLGPEMRSTGEVMGLDRNFGIAFAKSQLGGGTKVPTSGTVFVSLKSDDKPRVLEGIKILSEIGFKIVATGGTQRYLQEQGFKVERINKVLEGRPHVVDAIKNGEIQLVFNTTDGSKALSDSRSLRQAALLNKVPYYTTVSGANAAAQGIAAYNQGNVEVRSLQDYFG from the coding sequence ATGCCCAAAAGAACCGACATTTCCTCCATCCTCATCATCGGGGCCGGACCGATCGTTATTGGTCAAGCTTGTGAGTTTGATTACTCTGGCACTCAAGCCTGTAAGTCGCTCAAAGCGGAAGGCTACCGGATTATTTTGGTGAACTCTAATCCCGCCACCATCATGACGGACCCAGAGCTTGCTGACGCAACTTACATCGAGCCGATCACGCCAGAAATTGTGGCGAAGATCATCGAGAAAGAAAAACCAGACGCCATCCTGCCAACCATGGGCGGACAGACGGCTCTCAACTGTGCATTGTCACTCAAGAAAATGGGCGTTCTTGAAGAGCACAATGTGGAAATGATTGGCGCGACGGCTGAAGCAATCGACAAAGCCGAAGACCGCGACCTTTTCCGCGATGCCATGCAGAAGATTGGCCTCGACACACCGCACGCAGCTTTTGTGAACACGACAGACCTGAAGAAGCGTTTCGAAGACGAATATAATGCAAAGCGCGCTAACGTTGCCAAACAAGGCAGCGATGACGCGCTCGAAGCATTTGAAGTTCAGTGGATGGAAGGCGAGCGTCATCGCCGTGAAGAGCATCGCCTCACAGCTCAGCTTCAAGCCTTGAAAGCAAGCGAGACAACGGGCCTTCCAGCCATTATCCGCCCAAGCTTTACCATGGGTGGCCAAGGCGGCGGTATCGCTTATACGATTGAAGAGCTTTACGACATTGTTTTATCCGGCATTGAAGCCTCACCAACCAACGAAGTTTTGGTTGAAGAGAGCGTTCTTGGTTGGAAAGAATTTGAGATGGAAGTGGTTCGCGATAAAGCGGATAACTGCATCATCATTTGTTCTATCGAAAACATCGACCCGATGGGCGTGCATACAGGCGATAGCATCACCGTCGCCCCTGCCCTCACGCTGACGGACAAAGAATACCAAATCATGCGGAACGCATCGATTGCGGTATTGCGCGAGATCGGCGTTGAAACAGGCGGTTCAAACGTTCAGTTCGCAGTAAACCCTGAAGATGGTCGCTTGGTTGTGATTGAGATGAACCCACGGGTTTCTCGTTCCTCAGCGCTTGCCTCAAAAGCAACAGGCTTCCCAATTGCAAAAGTTGCAGCCCGCCTTGCGGTTGGCTACACGCTTGATGAATTGGAAAACGACATTACAGGCGGTGCAACACCTGCCTCATTCGAACCAAGCATCGACTATGTCGTCACAAAAATTCCACGCTTTGCCTTCGAGAAATTTGCAGGTGCATCGCCAAACCTAACAACCGCCATGAAATCTGTTGGTGAAGTGATGGCGATTGGCCGGACCTTTGCTGAAAGCTTGCAAAAAGCTCTACGCGGTCTCGAAACTGGCCTTGATGGTCTCGATGACATTGAGATTGAAGGGTATAGCGACGGCCAAGAAAAAGATGCAATCCGCGCAGCTCTTGGCACACCAACACCCGACCGTCTGTTGCAAGTGGCACAAGCCATGCGCCTTGGCTGGGACAATGACTTCATCCATTCCTTCTGCAAAATCGACCCGTGGTTCCTTGATCAACTACGCACCATTGTGGACATGGAAAACAAAATCCGCATCCACGGTCTGCCAACAACGGAGCACACCATGCGCTCTGTTAAAGCAATGGGCTTTTCTGACGCGCGCTTGGCAAAGCTGACAGACCAAGATCAGTCAGCCGTTCTTGCACACCGCGATGGCTTGAATGTGCATCCTGTCTATAAGCGTATTGATACGTGCGCTGCAGAGTTCGCGTCGCCAACGGCCTATATGTATTCAAGCTACGAGACGCCGTTCGTTGGTGAAACACGCTCTGAATCATACCCGTCTGATCGCAATAAAGTCGTCATTCTTGGTGGCGGTCCAAACCGGATCGGCCAAGGTATCGAGTTTGATTATTGCTGTTGTCATGCCGCCTTCGCCTTGTCTGATCAAGGTTATGAAACGATCATGATCAACTGTAACCCTGAAACCGTTTCAACAGACTACGACACATCTGATCGTCTCTACTTTGAGCCTTTAACACAAGAAGATGTGTTGGCCATTTTGCGCGAAGAGAAGAAGAACGGAACCCTGCACGGCGTCATCGTTCAGTTCGGCGGACAAACACCGTTGAAACTTGCCAATGCGCTTGAAGATGCAGGCATTCCAATTCTTGGCACATCGCCAGACGCGATTGACTTGGCTGAAGATCGTGACCGTTTCCAAGCATTGCTCAACGACCTTAATCTCAAACAACCAAACAACGGCATTGCCCGCTCACGCGATGAAGCAAAAGTCATTGTGGAACGCATTGGGTATCCAGCTGTTATCCGTCCGTCATATGTACTTGGCGGACGTGGCATGGAAATCGTTCGCGATGACGCCCAGTTCGAGCAATACATCAACAAAGCCGTCATCATCTCAGGTGATGCACCGGTTTTGATCGATGGTTATCTTACCAACGCGACCGAGATTGATGTTGATTGTTTGGCTGACGGCGAAGACACTTTCGTTTGCGGCATCATGGAACACATTGAAGAAGCAGGCATCCACTCTGGGGATAGCGCTTGTTCGCTGCCACCGCATTCGCTCTCAGACAGTGTGATTGCGCGTCTTAAAGAACAGACCCGTGCAATGGCGCTTGCGCTTAAAGTTGGCGGGTTGATGAATGTGCAATATGCCGTGAAAGATGACGAAATCTACGTGATTGAAGTCAACCCACGCGCTTCACGTACCGTGCCATTCGTTGCCAAGACCATCGGTGACCCGATCGCGAAAATCGCGTCGCGCATTATGGCTGGTGAGAAGCTTGCAGACTTTGATTTGAAAGAACATCAGTTTGATCATATCGCTGTTAAAGAAGCCGTCTTCCCATTCGCCCGCTTCCCAGGCGTGGACACTGTGCTTGGACCAGAAATGCGTTCAACCGGCGAAGTGATGGGTCTTGATCGCAATTTCGGCATCGCCTTTGCAAAATCACAACTTGGTGGCGGCACGAAAGTGCCAACTTCTGGCACTGTCTTTGTCTCATTGAAAAGCGATGACAAACCACGCGTTTTAGAAGGCATCAAGATTTTGAGCGAGATCGGTTTCAAAATCGTCGCAACAGGTGGCACGCAACGCTATCTACAAGAACAAGGCTTCAAAGTAGAGCGCATCAACAAAGTGCTTGAAGGTCGCCCGCATGTGGTGGATGCCATCAAAAATGGTGAAATCCAATTGGTGTTCAACACGACAGACGGTTCAAAAGCCCTCTCAGATAGCCGTTCTCTAAGACAAGCAGCCTTGCTCAACAAAGTGCCGTATTACACAACTGTATCGGGTGCAAACGCTGCTGCCCAAGGCATAGCAGCTTACAACCAAGGCAATGTGGAAGTGCGTTCATTGCAGGATTATTTCGGATAA
- a CDS encoding neutral zinc metallopeptidase codes for MRWKGRRQSSNVEDVRGSSRGGFRRPIGSGGRRRVSRAGGGGSIGLIVVGLIAYFVFGINPLTFLGGGGDLGGFTGGQQQSVAPRNSSPANDEMSQFVRVVLADTEDAWGQIFAERNARYQKPVLQLFTGQTRSACGSASSASGPFYCPADNKIYIDLSFYDELRRRFEAPGDFAQAYVLAHEVGHHVQNLVGVLPEFNKRRRTMSKAQENAMSIRVELQADCFAGIWANFASGKGYLEAGDIDEALNAATQIGDDAIQRRTQGYVVPESFNHGTSDQRKRWFGRGYQSGKLEACDTFNASQL; via the coding sequence ATGCGTTGGAAGGGTCGTCGACAAAGTTCGAATGTAGAAGATGTACGAGGAAGTAGCCGAGGCGGTTTTCGGCGTCCAATAGGGAGTGGCGGAAGGCGTCGCGTTAGCCGTGCTGGCGGCGGTGGCAGCATCGGTCTCATCGTTGTTGGCTTGATTGCTTATTTCGTCTTCGGCATTAATCCGCTGACCTTTTTAGGTGGTGGGGGCGACCTTGGTGGTTTTACAGGCGGGCAACAGCAATCTGTAGCGCCCCGAAATAGCAGCCCTGCCAATGATGAGATGAGCCAGTTTGTGCGCGTGGTTTTGGCCGATACGGAAGATGCATGGGGGCAGATTTTTGCTGAGCGTAATGCGCGTTATCAAAAGCCTGTTTTGCAACTTTTTACAGGCCAAACGCGATCTGCTTGCGGCTCGGCCTCTTCTGCGTCTGGTCCGTTTTACTGTCCAGCAGATAACAAAATTTATATTGATCTGAGTTTTTATGACGAGCTTCGCCGTCGTTTTGAGGCGCCCGGCGATTTTGCGCAGGCTTATGTGCTAGCGCATGAGGTTGGCCATCATGTGCAAAATCTCGTTGGCGTTTTGCCAGAATTCAACAAACGCCGTCGCACCATGAGCAAAGCACAAGAAAACGCGATGTCCATTCGTGTTGAGCTACAGGCTGATTGTTTTGCGGGCATTTGGGCGAACTTTGCGTCTGGAAAAGGTTATCTTGAAGCAGGCGATATTGATGAAGCTCTTAATGCTGCCACACAAATTGGGGATGATGCGATTCAAAGACGCACGCAAGGTTATGTGGTGCCAGAAAGCTTTAATCACGGTACATCTGACCAACGCAAAAGATGGTTTGGCCGTGGCTACCAATCTGGCAAACTCGAAGCTTGCGATACGTTTAACGCATCACAGCTTTAA
- a CDS encoding DUF2937 family protein has translation MFGRLIILIFGLFGASGLAQGPEMATQYEQRIGGALGELQTVIEQFDKDVAKHGLTRETALETYSQASAPFLKDRGRSMQIALSRFDTLTHQVKTFKTSNDLYKPIYLFAEGDEKVMQGMLKDYTFGIPATLSGFVYAVFGFFFGGFFGWVIRIFSPRDAGHGDVRVTK, from the coding sequence ATGTTTGGACGCCTTATAATTCTTATTTTCGGCCTTTTCGGTGCATCAGGGCTTGCGCAAGGGCCGGAAATGGCGACCCAGTACGAACAACGCATCGGCGGTGCGCTGGGTGAGCTTCAAACAGTGATTGAGCAATTTGACAAGGATGTCGCAAAGCACGGTTTAACCCGTGAAACTGCATTGGAAACTTATAGCCAAGCCTCAGCACCATTTTTGAAAGACAGAGGGCGGTCGATGCAGATTGCTCTGTCGCGGTTTGACACTTTAACTCACCAAGTGAAGACCTTTAAAACCAGCAACGATCTTTATAAGCCGATTTATCTCTTTGCAGAGGGCGACGAAAAGGTGATGCAAGGCATGCTGAAAGATTACACCTTCGGCATACCAGCGACCTTGTCTGGTTTCGTCTACGCGGTCTTTGGTTTTTTCTTCGGCGGATTCTTTGGTTGGGTCATACGCATATTCTCGCCACGGGATGCAGGCCATGGCGATGTTCGTGTAACCAAATAA
- the carA gene encoding glutamine-hydrolyzing carbamoyl-phosphate synthase small subunit — MSAWIDPKPTAVLVLADGTVIEGMGLGAEGAVEAEVCFNTAITGYQEILTDPSYAGQIVTFTFPHIGNVGANDEDMETVEAADLNGVRGCIIKADITEPSNYRSTRHLDQWLKARNIIGMAGIDTRALTNLVRENGMPNAVIAYNKDGEFDIEALKAKAAAWPGLVGMDLAKTVTTDKSYEWTEAPWVWNEGFKKASETPYHVVALDFGVKRNILRLLAGLGCKVTVLPASASASDVTSLNPDGVFLSNGPGDPEATGAYAIDTIKAVVAADIPTFGICLGHQMLALALGAKTMKMHQGHHGANHPVKDHTTSKVEIVSMNHGFAVDGSSLPDGVEETHVSLFDESNCGLAVTGKSIFSVQHHPEASPGPQDSHYLFRRFVNLMRARRKEALLPEHEQA, encoded by the coding sequence ATGAGCGCATGGATTGACCCGAAACCAACCGCTGTTCTAGTTCTTGCCGATGGCACCGTTATTGAAGGCATGGGCCTTGGGGCGGAAGGCGCGGTTGAAGCGGAAGTTTGTTTCAATACAGCAATCACCGGCTACCAAGAAATTCTGACCGACCCATCATACGCTGGCCAAATCGTTACCTTCACCTTCCCGCACATCGGCAATGTTGGCGCCAATGATGAAGACATGGAAACGGTTGAAGCCGCTGACTTAAACGGCGTGCGCGGCTGTATCATAAAAGCAGACATTACAGAGCCTTCAAACTACCGCTCTACTCGCCACCTCGATCAGTGGTTAAAAGCGCGCAACATTATCGGCATGGCTGGTATCGACACCCGCGCTTTGACTAACCTAGTGCGCGAAAACGGCATGCCAAATGCAGTGATTGCTTATAATAAAGACGGCGAATTCGATATTGAAGCGCTGAAAGCAAAAGCCGCCGCTTGGCCGGGCCTTGTTGGTATGGACTTGGCGAAGACTGTCACAACCGACAAATCCTATGAGTGGACAGAAGCTCCTTGGGTTTGGAATGAAGGTTTCAAGAAAGCGTCAGAAACACCTTACCATGTGGTCGCTCTTGATTTCGGCGTAAAGCGCAACATTCTTCGCCTGCTTGCAGGTCTTGGCTGCAAGGTAACAGTGTTACCAGCGAGCGCCAGCGCAAGTGATGTAACAAGCCTCAATCCTGATGGTGTCTTCCTATCAAATGGCCCCGGTGACCCTGAAGCAACCGGCGCTTATGCAATTGATACAATCAAAGCAGTCGTTGCAGCAGACATTCCAACTTTTGGTATTTGTCTCGGCCACCAAATGCTCGCTTTGGCACTCGGTGCAAAAACAATGAAGATGCACCAAGGCCACCACGGCGCAAACCATCCGGTAAAAGACCACACAACCAGCAAGGTTGAAATCGTCTCCATGAACCACGGCTTTGCGGTTGATGGTTCAAGCCTGCCTGACGGTGTTGAAGAAACGCATGTTTCTCTGTTTGACGAATCTAATTGCGGTTTGGCTGTTACAGGAAAATCTATCTTCTCCGTGCAGCACCACCCAGAAGCATCCCCAGGCCCACAAGATAGCCATTATCTCTTCCGTCGGTTCGTGAATCTCATGCGCGCCCGTCGCAAAGAGGCACTGTTGCCAGAGCACGAACAGGCATAA